The sequence below is a genomic window from Eubalaena glacialis isolate mEubGla1 chromosome 13, mEubGla1.1.hap2.+ XY, whole genome shotgun sequence.
GGGAGCCAAATAGTACTTTAAATGTCCCATATCAGCAATTTTATACTCTACGactgaaagaaaacaggaatataATTAATTACTGAGAAGTACCACATACACTACCTACAAAACAAGATTCAACAAGTTTATTATCTTACCAAGGGGTACATCTGCAGACATACTGAGTGTTACGGTAGGAGAGAGTGGAGTGgcttttgtaaagaagttcagGTACCTCAGTGCAAAAGTTAGCTGAACTGGTTCATTCATCTCTATGGTAACCTTAGGGGGAAAACAAAAGATTCATCATACTGAAAAACATCAAGAAAGCTACAACCCATTCATTTCTAATATACATTGACAAATGACTTAGTTTCttcaacatataaaattgtaATAGAGGGAAAATGAAATTGAAGCGAGAACCAATGGactaaaagaaatttaagaagcgTATCTCAATGAACTGTAATGTACGGACCTTATTAAAATCTTGATTCAAACAAACTGAAATAACCAAGTAAGTAGGAACAGTGAAAAATTCCTTAATATAATTTTCTTAGATGTCATAAAATGTTTACACTacgaataaattaaaatatttatgagtgaattttttccttttttaaaaatttctagctGCGCGGCTTTCGGGATGTTAGTTcccgacaagggatcgaacccacaccctcgtcagtgaaagtgcggagtcctaagcactggaccgccagagaattccctatgGGTTAAGTAACATttgagagaagaacaaaaatcaaGATTGGCAGGGGAGTGAAATGTAATTTAGGAGAAAAGAATCAGCCCCTGGAGTTTTGTtactaatatatgtatttttaaactctatttaaAAGTTAATATAAGGATTACATAAGAACTCACAACAGCTAGATTTTCCCCTCAACTAGATCCTATTAGGTTGCTCAATTATTTGGTAAAAACATAGTACGTACCTCCAGAAAGCTAAAGCTAGCCTTGCAATCCTATCCTTAAGAGTAAGTGTGGGTTTGATACACAAACCCATTGTTCTACAGTTTATAAAGGTTGCACTAAATTTGCATTCCCTTCTCACAAATTTAAGTTAGATGGCATCTATAAGATCACTTGCAGATTTCAAAAGTTTCAATTCTCACATATTATTTacttggaaatgcaaattctgtttttctttagagCTTTCTTTAATTTTAGCAATTACCTTGCtaaagactgaatgtttgtggcccccaccaccaccccaactcACGTTAAAATCAAATTCCCAATATGGTGGTATTGGAGGTGggtcctttgggaggtgcttagcgTTAGgaaggcagagccctcatgaatgggattaatgcccttataaagagaccccagagaactcccttgccccttccaccatgtaagAAGGCTGCTGTCTGTGAACCAAGAAGCAGGCCCTCGttagacaccaaatctgccagcttCCGAATCTCCAAAACTGTGAATAAACTTccgttgtttataagccactcagtctatggtattttgttacagaagCCTTAGCAGACTAAGACATAACCTAATAttcttcttcaaaatattttgtttacttaAAAACTACTTACAGCCTCCTCTTCTTTATCAACATTACTCGTTTGTGACAACttaatatttccatttccaaGTTCTCCACTTGCAGAAAATTTCACTCCATCTTTTGCACAGGAAATTACAACAGCATCTCCAATATGACTGAGATCTCGGCATATACGTGCAAATTCACCAGAAGGCATCTTTACTACACAGCTGTACTCTTGTTcctataaaacaaatttaaatgtcATGGAAATGAAAGATTTGGCACCCTCACTTTCTGAAGACTCAGCATCTAAACAAGAACTCAGAATTCAAGATTTTCTGATTACTTTGAAATATCACTCATTGTGTAATTTCTTAACACTCTAACCactcaaaaaataaatgcagataTAAAACAAGTATGCTGTAAGAATAACCATACTAAGAAAACAAATTAGAGCTTAAACTTTTAACAGTAAATGCACTATCCCGGGAACAAGAGCCTCCACCTTATCACCCTACAGTAGGGCTAAATCAAGAGGCCATTAGGGTATGGCATACAGTGATGATGGCGCAAACAGGTCTGCTTTCCAAAACAAGAGAATATGATGTTAGGCATTTTAAACATCCGAACACCTCTTCTCACTTTTGATGTTGATAAACCTAACCATAATGAATTTCTGctaaaatagctttaaaatctTCTCTCAATAAAAATCAAGcacttgggtttccctggtggcacagtggttaagaatctgcctgccaatgcaggggacacaggttcaagccctggtccgggaagatcccacatgccgtggaacaactaagcccgtgcgccacaactactgagcctgtgctctagagcccgcaagccacaactactgaacccaagtaccacaactactgaagcctgcacacctaaagcccatgctccacaacaagagaagccacctcagcgagaagcctgcacaccgcaatgaagaatagcccccctctccccagctagagaaaagcccacacgcagcaatgaagaccaaacgcagccaaaaataaagatctacaaaaaaacaaaaaaaaaatcaagcactctaggaataataattttaaaaaagatgcagAGGTTAATGTAAATATTCACTTGGCAGAAATAAATTCAAACTAATGAGCCACTGTAGAACACCATAActtaataaaatgacaaatacGTCAGTCTTAAATACCCCACTCTGGAACATGCATGAGCAGTTATACAGAAAAAGTTCTGTTAGGAAGTAGagtttaaattattatattaatatatcttCTGTAACTATCATGACTGCACAGTATGCTCAATCAGAAATTTTGATACTCACTGGAATTCCAAGTTGTTCAACATCTAAATCCATTAACTTCATTTCATAGTCTGAAACCTTTTCTTGATCTACCAAAAGAAACCAAATGTTGAAGAACATGTAAGTTTACAACTATCAGGTATATTTTACAGTCATCACAAACATTATCTTAAATTTCTCTCAGCCTTGGGAAATACTGACACTACACTTTAATTTCTTCTAGCATAAGTCAGTAGAAGGGTGCGACTTACTTGGAGCTTCAAATACTAGTGCCAAGGTGTCCGCGTTATCTTCAGCCCTTAGTGTAATGATGTCTTCATTGCCAGCACATTTCAGTATTTTGGACATGCTAGAACACAGAAGAACAAAGGGTTTAAAATCAACAAATTAAAACCAGGAGGTACCACTTTTAACCATTAGACCATCTGCCGAATTGGTGAGTTAGAGAAACGTACTCCAGGGGCATGTGTAAGCCGGTCCAGCCATTTGGAATGCAATCTGGTAGTATTTATACTTAAACTAAACAGCCCCCCCACCAagagcaatttcacttctgtatataaataaaacagcagTATTTTATGAACTGCAAATCCCTTTGGTTGGTGAAGTAAATTATTGGGCCAATGATCTTTAAAAACGATTTAATAAACCTGTTAAAACACACTGCATGTAGTACGGGTAAATATTTCTCACAAGTTTTAAGATTTAAACATGTGTATGTACTAGACAAGTAGTGGTCAAAAGTTGAAAGCACTGCCCTGGAGAAAATTTTCCTCAAACCGGGATCTTGGGGTGCTCACCGCAACTCAGTAGTAAAAGAAATACTCTTGGCCCTAGTTAGGGCGAAAGAACTAGGACACACTATAAAGCAGTTAAAGTCAACCAGGACCAAGGTTTCTCATCCGAGGCCGCCTGCACTTAATGACCAAAGAGCTCTGCAACAGTCTTTTCCTGGCATCGTAAAGAAGTCCGTCATTTTCCCGCCACCACCCGCTTTGTGACTTTGGCGCGGAAAGAGCCGGTTCGCGCTGCAGCCAGCGCGGGCTTTCCGAACCGCGCGTTCTGCTGGGTCCCGCCCCACCGGTGCCGCAGGCCAATGAGAAGGCGCAGATGGCCCACTCCAGCCAATGAGGGCCCGGCTCGCAGGCGCTCCCGCCAAGAGCCAGAGAGGGTGGATTAGGGCCCGGCTATCCGCTGCTTAGGGGCTCACCTGGTGAGGTTCACGCCCATGGCCAAGTTGCGGTCGCAGCGGTACGTGTCGAAGCCCTCGGAGCGCAGGGTGAGCTGCACCAAGGAGACATGGGACGAGTCCATGCTCTGCAGGTTCACGCCGCTCGAGCTGATGTCCCAGCAGGCCTCGTTGATGAGGTCCTTAAGCGCCTCAAGCACCTTCTTCAAGATGGAGCCCTGGACCAGGCGCGCCTCGAACATGGTGGCGGAGTCGCAACGACACGGCTGCTGGCGGAAGGAAGGTGGAAGGTGTAGCCGGCTCAGGCTTCAGAAGATGAGAGCGAGCTGGAGAACTGACTCACGAATGCTTGACACGGAGAAAGCCCACAACCAGCCCGCCGCGCCTGCAGCAGTTTAATACTGCCGCGTCTGCGAGCGCGCGCTACGACCCCGCGCCCCTCGTGGAGACGTCACCACGCTGCCCCGCCTGCTGCCTGGGCGGAGAGACTGCAGAGCCAATCGTGTCCCTGCTCCGCGCGAAGCCCGACCCGCCCCTAACATCTATTGGAGGGTGCGGACGTGGGGGCGGGGCATGAGCGTTGCGCCTTCTGAGGGCCGGCTGATAGGCGACCGGCGGGAATCCCCGCCTTTTTGTCACGTTCCGGAACCGGACGTTAGAAAAGTCCGGGCGAGCGTGAAGGTCAAGCCTAGAGTGGGGGGTTGTTGAACTGCGTCTTCGTGGTGCTTAATCTCCCTCTTGAGGGGTAGGGAATTTCCGGCCTCGAAAGTGAAACGCAAAGCCAGCCTGCTAGGAGGAAGAGCCACCTTGTAGCCTAAAGAGTGCTGCTTTAAGAGGTGTACAGTtatgatacaaaaaaaaaagttgtcttgACCACCAGCTCTTAAACCTCCGCCGCATACACACCAAACTCGTATTATTTACCGTATGCAACTTTCTAAGCTTTTTTATATTCTCAACaaatatacttcttttaaaaaaacaaatgaatttataCCGTAGACACTTCTGCAAAGTACTTAATAAAGCATGTGTAATTTTATGCCAGGTACATGTTTCCTATATCAGCACCTCTTAAAAAGATGGCATAATATCCTACGTATGTAACCAATTTACAAAGTGCTTGTAATTTGGGCAACTCCTTGAAGTATTGCTGGATCGAAGAGCATACacattaaaattttgataaatgttaCTAAATTGACTTCTAAAAGATTGCAATTTACATTTCAGCCAAGACTACCAGCATGCTCATTTCGcctaatttttctttctatagaTATTAGCAAGCTCGTTTTTAAATCTGTGCTTGTGTGGAAATTTCAGTTTGCGTATTAAAAGATTGGTGCAAGTTGGGTATCGTTCATATAGTTCTTGACCACTGTCTTATTCTTATTGATTAAAAGGAGCACTTCATATATTAATAatcttattattataaatatcccccctttgtttcttttttgctttgtttacagCATTTCTCTTTAGTTGCTTCTAATATTTTACCTTGGTCTGTAgaattctttagtttttctaccGTGTATCTTGGTGtggatttagttttatttttcctgttcagGGAATTTTGTATTCCTCAATCAGAAGATTCATGTATTTCATCAAGTCTAGAATATTGTCAACCATTATGCCTTCAAAGATTGCCTTTCCCTACTCTATTCTCTCCCTCTAGCATTTTTATTAGGTGTATCTATTTCACTGAATTTAAGGTACCTTAAATTGTAAGATGCTCCATTATTTTATGtagcacaagaaaataaaatatcaaactaTCATATGATTTATCATTTAGAATGTCGATTTTGTAATTATCAAAAGAActtttagacttttaaaaacatttgtatatgggcttccctggtggcgcagtggttgagaatctgcctgccaatgcaggggacacgggttcgagccctggtctgggaagatcccacatgccacggagcagctgagcctgcgcgtctggagcttgtgctccgcaacgtgagaggtccgcgcaccgcgatgaagagtggcccccaattgccgtaactagagaaagccctcgcacagaaacgaagacacaacacagccataaataaataaataaatggatcatcacattaaaaaaaaaaaaaaaatttgtatcatATATCACTCACGTGCATAATAtgtacacactatatatatattggtTAGAGCACTTGTAATATATCTTCACATGCAGTTTCTCACTCAGTTACTGATACTGCTGTTTTTCCATATATCATACTCTGCCGTCAAGGGTGTGGATGATGCAGCATTCTTAAGAGTGCTCCTCTATTGTCTCTGGAATTTCTTCCAAGTCTCTGCCACCCATTCGTAAATTTTGATACTAGCACTAACATCCTCTATGTAGGATCAATTATCCTTTTGCATACATCTTTATATCAAAACACAACGGTTTCATCtatttgtaggtattttcctttccaggtccttttattttttatttatttattttaaaaaatatttatttattcatttatttatggctgcgttgggtcttcgttgctgcgcatgggctttctctagttgtggtgagctgggctactcttcattgcggtgctcaggcttctcattgcagtggcttctcttgttgcagagcatgggctctaggcgtgcgggcttcagtagttgtgacgcacaggctcagtagttgtggcacatgggcttagttgctctgcggcatgtgggatcttcccagaccagggctcgaacctatgtcccctgcattggcagattcttaaccactgcaccaccagggaagtccctccaggtcCTTTTAGTGTATCAGTTCCTTTGCAAAATGTGGAATGTATTCATTCCTCCAGTGAGAAACATTTGCTTCACTAATAACGAATGTATACTCTACTACTCTGTTTCTGTGCTTTCTGCTTACATAATAACATTTTGGTTTAATGCCAAATCGAAGTGTGATTTGAAGGTATTTTAAATGGCAATTAAACTCCACCCATGACTTAAGAATGGCTATGAcctgtggtcagggaaggccttctGTGGAGGTAGCAGTTTACCAGGGAAACTAGCTGTTTGGAGAGTGGGAGAAAGTATTCTACGCTTAAAGAATAACATGTTTAAAAAGGACAGCATGCTTAGAAAGTGTTCAGGTAgtagtttgttttaaaattcaaagctttttttataagtatttttccccagttttattgagatgtaattgacgtACAATAGGACTCAAAGATTGATGTGTCCGGAACACACTGAACAATGGGGAGAGTGGTGCAAGGTGAGGTTGCAAAGAGAGGCAGGGCTGAGGTCTTATAGCCCTTTACAAGCCCTCTATAAGTGAAAAGGAAAGTTTTCAAAAGAAGGTCTTTGGCATGAGACAAtttctggtttttttaaaattaattaattaattaattaattaatggctgtattgggtctttgttgctgctcacgggctttctctagttgcggacagtgggggctactcttcattgcagtgcgcgggcttctcatcgcagtggcttctcttgttgtggagcacaggctctaggcgcgcaggctgcagtagttgtggcatgcaggctcagtcgttgtggcacgcggacttagttgctccgcggcatgtgggatcttcccgggccagggatcgaacccgtgtcccctgcattggcaggtggagtcttaaccactgggccaccagggaagtccccaatttcTGTTTTAAGAGGATTACTTTAACAACTAGTAAAGGAGCTATTTCAATCAGTGAGAGAAAGAATGAATTAAATTATGACCAAACAATTCGTTAAACTTCTAGGAAAAAGTAAAGCTATAGACTCTTCCTAATAACTGTTTACTGAAATAATTTCCCGAtagattaaataattaaaattcaaataaatgtaaacccaataagaaatggaaaaatattttggtaaatatttaagaGATCTTGCTGTGGGCTTctaaacataaaaggaaaaacacccATAAAACATAAGGAATGACTACATAAGTTTTAAAACTTCAGTGTGCCTAAAAACTTGTGTTGGTTAATATACTTTGTTTCCACAACAGAGAACCCAATTCAAACTGAATAAAAAGGCACTTTATGTATCTAAACAAAATCCAGAGGTCCCTGGCTTCTAGTGCCTAAGGTCCAGTCTTAGTAAATGTATGAAAAATGGTTAGCATATTAATAAGCAAAGAAACATAAATTAAAGTGAGATAAAATTTTAATCTACTAAATTAATAAAACTTGTGTTAACACCCATTTCTTAGGAAGGATATAAGGAAGTGGGCACTGTCATGACTTGAAGATGagagtataaattggtataatTTTTCCAGTGGGAATTTGGAAATGTGTATGAAAATCCTTGGAATTTTTTATTTAGTCTTTGACACAGAAATTCAAtctataggatttttttttttcccaaagaagtaATCAGAGTTACTTACCAAGATGAGGGATGTTTAAGAATGTTTCTTATAGAATTATTAACAATTCCCCTGAAATTGGAAATAATCTTGAGGTCTAACAATATGGTCtttgttaagtaaattatggtaaaTCTGTAAGATGGAATACTATAAAGCCTTTCAAGTACCATTCTCAAATGGCATTTGATGTTAAAAAGTCGGGTTATGAAACAGTATAAACAATAGTAtcccaattttctaaaattattatatCTGAGTGTAAGTgcacagaaaatagaataaaaaggcaaTAATATGGATATTAACAGTAATTATCTATGGCTGATGCTACCACAAATGATCTTAATACTTTTCGTTATGCTTTTCTGCATTTCCCACAATTTCTTCATCAAACATGTATTGTTGGTCAGAAAATGTTAATGCATGCTGGGAGAGAAAAATGCTGTGAactatttaatataatttctggCAAATTTCTTTACAAGATGATATTACGTATTAAACTGAGTCTCattcctggctgcacattagactCATCTGGGGAGCTTAACAAACCGAAAGAAACAAGCCTATTTCCTCTGGGTTCCATCTCTAGAGATTCTTATTTAGTTGGTCTAGGATAGGCCCTCCATTGGCATTTTTAGaagctccccaggtaattctaataAATAATTAGGACTGAAAAGTACTGTTTCAGCATGTGTGATCAATTGATGAATATTTATGCTTAAAGCCACCTGCACCTCCATATAGACTATTGGTTTGAAAAAGTAAGACCTATGCTTTGTCagagaaaagactgaaattataGTTTAGATGGACTGTCTAATAATCTAATAGGTCCACAAGTTTGTGGGAATGCAGGATTTGCATTTTTGAAACTTTAAGATGTTAGGCAGTTCTGCCTAGCCCATTCTCAATTCCATTTTGCATGTCATCTCATTAAACTGAATAAGAAGTTTTAGCTTTCTGAGAACACTTGTCAAGATAAGATCTAGAAAGGCAATATGAAGGACAAGAAAAAGAGCAGATcaagtctgtttttgtttatggacaatttttttttttaatgtattgtttaaaTAATTCATTGATTGACAGTTCTTCCCCTCTAAGAGAGGAAAAACACTATTCAGGGAACTGAAGAATTTTCTTGTCACTTGTCCCAATGCAGTTTTCAAATTATCAAGATGGTGGGAGGTGTTTTTATTATAGAATGATAATAATTATAGCAATACCTGCCCACTTATGCTGAGCCTGCAGTCAGCCTGCACACTCTGGGGGACTAAAAATCTCATGCTAGTTACCTATACTAATCTAAAAATAATGGTAGGAGTGCAATAGAAGGAGTGCAATGAAAAGAATCACCATATACAAGATATGTCACAAGCCTGGAAGAAATGACCCTAGAGGAAAGAGCTATTATGAAGTATTCTATTATTATGAGGTATTTCTATTGAAGGGAAAAATCAGGGGTAGAGGAGGAGGTGTAACGTAATGTAAAGGAACAAAATTCTTCTTTGGGCTGGAGGTGAgggaatttttttacttttaatttcttcctaCAGTTGAGGGAAAGGCTCTAAAGCTTGCCTAAAGACCTGTTAACGTGACTTCCAGAGGTCTGAATACCTGATCCCTGTTTACCACAGTACTGACTTCAGAATTGTACCTGGTCTGAGCTCCATTAGCTTGGGAGGGCTGAGTATGACAGATAAGAAGTTTGTTCGGGCCAAACTGTAGGGAGTTATCTACCTTAGTAATTATACTGTGCGTTCTGAAACTCTGATCTACGTGCACTGGTTCTCCAGTTAGGCTGTGTTTCAAAGCAAACAGCTGAGGTTCTAGGAGGACTGATGTGATGCTTACTCGGATGTGACCTTTCACAATTATGTTCCGTAAAGGTGAGAATCTGGTTACTAACACTTCCACCTGTCTTAAAGGATGACCTTGTGACTGTCTTTGTGTTGACATCCTTCTAGATCCTTTAGATAATAAACCTTGCTTAATTTACCCAAGAAGTGTCTGGTCTTTAGTTCAAGAGGTGATCACTGATATTAGTCAAAATGGTGGTCACACAGTCTCCAACAgattaagagttttaaaattaccatCAGcatgttatttactttttaaaaataatttattttttactttttaaagaatatttatttatttattttggctgcgccgggtcttagttgcaggcatgcgggatcttcattgcggcatgcaggctcatagttgcggcgtgcggacttcttagttgcggcatgcacgcgggacctagttccccaccagggatcgaacccaggtcccctgcattgggagctggagtcttacccactggactaccagggaagtcccatgttatttacttttataaataagattaaaacaaaagacaaaataaaacaaaagagcaCAGATTTCTCTAAATAAATTATGGCCTGAAGGGAGTGGTCTGTTTCTCTAAAAAAACCAAGTATTTGTGCGTTAATAGGGAACAAAGCATACCCTGAGTTAAGTGTTCCTCCATACCTATTTTACTGTCACTTTGAAGCAGTGTTATAGGCACTTGGGAATATACTTTTatagaaatcaagaaaatataacaCCCTTTTCAGAATTCTCACTACTTTCCCCAAATCTCACAGTTCAGGTCAAAATTGCTAACACAAAATTGCAACTCCTATGTGTGCAAATTTCTCTCCTTGTTAAATTACAATATGCTTAGGGAAGGGGCCCCATTTTATACTTGTCTTACATCACTTAAAGGCAGCGAACAGGAACTGCTGAAGGCAATGCTGAGCAACACAGATATTAACAATGAATTTAGGAAGGCCAGGAGTATGTTAAAGAGGGCGTTGGTAACAGATCTGTGTTCGTATTCTCAGTGGGCACTTTCTAGCCGTGAGACCTTGGttaaatcattttctttcagGAGAAACTTTAAATCTATTAAATAGGTACTTGGGATGCGTCAGGTACATAGGAGATCCGGCTGTGAACAAAGCAGGCAGCATTCCCGTCCAAAAAATATCCTTCAATAgtccagaagagagaaaagaaagctgaataacCGTGGAAGACCCTAGCTGCAAAATGAAAATCATATCCACTTCCAAGCGTTGTACAGATAAAATGACATACATTAAAGAGATTACATAgttcagtgcccagcacataattAACGCTCACTAAATAGAAGATAACTTGGCAAAGCAACGCAGACTTAAGTTTGGCTTTCACTTCCTTATCACGTAATCTCCTCCTTTTACACAGGTGGGTTCCCCAGGCCTTTCCGCTCAGGGCCTAACAAGCGTCTGCTTATCAGTGAGAGGGAAGATCCCTGGCTATTGAAGACAAGAAGCCGAAGGCAGCAAGCAGTAGGCCGGCTGGAGCCTCGGGGCTGCAGCCCATGGCCCCCAGCAATCTGTTATCTCTAAGACCCGGGGCTCCAGTTCCCGAGCTCCCATTGACTAGTCTCCCTCAGAAACGCACGCCTTTTCCAGCCCTCTCATTCTGCTATCCAATGCACGCCTCTCCACTCCTCTCCGct
It includes:
- the PCNA gene encoding proliferating cell nuclear antigen, encoding MFEARLVQGSILKKVLEALKDLINEACWDISSSGVNLQSMDSSHVSLVQLTLRSEGFDTYRCDRNLAMGVNLTSMSKILKCAGNEDIITLRAEDNADTLALVFEAPNQEKVSDYEMKLMDLDVEQLGIPEQEYSCVVKMPSGEFARICRDLSHIGDAVVISCAKDGVKFSASGELGNGNIKLSQTSNVDKEEEAVTIEMNEPVQLTFALRYLNFFTKATPLSPTVTLSMSADVPLVVEYKIADMGHLKYYLAPKIEDEEGS